From the Mycobacterium noviomagense genome, the window AGAACCCCGTGCTGGCCGGAGATTGCGCCGACACCCTGGTGGTCAGCGCCGCGTTACCGGAAGGCGGCACGGGCTTGTTCCTGGTCGACGCCGAGACGGTGACCCGGCGTCGATACCAAACGTTCGACGGGCATCGCGGCGCGCAGATCGACTTCGACCAAGCCCCCGCCGAGCCGCTCGGTGAGGCAGTCGACGCGTCATCGCCGATCGTCAACGCCGTCATCCGGATCCAGTCGGCGCTGTGTGCGGAGGCCGTCGGGGCGATGGAGGAAGCGCTTCGGCTGACCACCGACTATCTCAAGACGCGCAAGCAGTTCGGCGTCACGTTGAACAAATTCCAGACGTTGACCCAGCGCGCCGCCGACATGTACGTCTCGCTCGAGCTGGCTCGTAGCATGAACCTCTACGCCGCGATGTCGATCGCGGACGGCAACCTCGATCCGCTGATCGCGGCCCGCGCCAAGCTGCAGATCGGCCGATCTGGCCGCCACATCGCCCAAGAGGCGATTCAGTTGCACGGCGGCATCGGCATGACGGCCGAATACCCGGTCGGGCATTACGCGGCCCGGCTCACCGCGATCGAGCAGACGCTGGGGTCGTCGACTGACCAGCTGCACGTGCTGGTCGACCACCTCGGCGACTACGACCTGGTCAGGCTCTGACCCCG encodes:
- a CDS encoding acyl-CoA dehydrogenase family protein yields the protein MDFQLSDEQALLRDTTRDVLARTYDPETRNKIVDTELGWSREVWNQLAEIGILGLGFEPAEAGQIEIMLVLIEIGRRLAPEPVINAALGPGAIVAEVGTTEQKQLLDDVAAGQKLLAFAHLEPRGDAATMAVQQGDSWTLSGRKNPVLAGDCADTLVVSAALPEGGTGLFLVDAETVTRRRYQTFDGHRGAQIDFDQAPAEPLGEAVDASSPIVNAVIRIQSALCAEAVGAMEEALRLTTDYLKTRKQFGVTLNKFQTLTQRAADMYVSLELARSMNLYAAMSIADGNLDPLIAARAKLQIGRSGRHIAQEAIQLHGGIGMTAEYPVGHYAARLTAIEQTLGSSTDQLHVLVDHLGDYDLVRL